The DNA sequence GCTGCTGTTAATGTTGTTTTTCCGTGGTCAACGTGTCCTATTGTTCCAATATTAACGTGTGGCTTGGTTCTTTCAAATTTAGCTTTTGCCATTTTAAAAATCCTCCTTTTAAGTGAATGTATACTTGATATTAGGAAAGCCTTTCGGCTTTCCTATATTTATATTTTATACTAAAAATTCAAATAGTATCTTACTATTTTCCTTCTTCCATTATCTTTTTAGCAATAGAAGCTGGAACTTCTTCATAGTGGTCAAATATCATTGTGTAAGTTGCTCTACCTTGAGTCATAGAACGAAGAGTTGTAGAATAACCAAACATTTCTGAAAGTGGAACCATAGCGTTGATAGCTTGAGCTCCTCCTTGTCTAGCTTCCATTCCTTCGATTCTACCTCTACGAGAGTTAAGGTCTCCCATAACATCTCCCATGTAGTCTTCTGGAGTAACAACTTCAACTTTAAAGTATGGCTCAAGAATTATAGCGTTAGCTTTTCTCATACCATCTTTAAATGCCATAGAAGCAGCCATCTTAAACGCCATCTCTGATGAGTCAACCTCATGATAAGAACCATCATAAAGCTCAACTTTTACGTCTACAACTGGATATCCAGCAAGAATACCAGCAGCCATAGCGCTTTGAAGTCC is a window from the Acetoanaerobium noterae genome containing:
- a CDS encoding GTP-binding protein, whose product is MAKAKFERTKPHVNIGTIGHVDHGKTTLTAA